One Danio aesculapii chromosome 11, fDanAes4.1, whole genome shotgun sequence genomic region harbors:
- the cfap107 gene encoding cilia- and flagella-associated protein 107 isoform X2: MYKMQNPYDKWSQPGWKIEQKYGNKVLIGNWVEEKLQGVPSRQLLSHHDVPSSHYLVSLYDESYGRQTSSSLPTLRSWHPDKLAWVPERSDHPVQGPPTKFGLAECWRTRVEQQRAVVPALSLYKASYPLHPISSFCHSRHVSMPKRFSSSQHPANHSKPELALKPRPCRQVSSNPASPL, encoded by the exons ATGTACAAAATGCAAAACCCTTATGACAAGTGGAGCCAGCCTGGTTGGAAAATAGAGCAGAAGTATGGCAACAAAGTGCTCATTGGTAATTGGGTGGAGGAGAAATTACAA GGCGTTCCCTCAAGGCAGTTACTTTCTCATCACGATGTCCCGTCCTCCCACTACCTGGTGTCCCTGTATGATGAGTCTTACGGGCGTCAGACCTCCTCCTCTCTGCCCACACTGCGCTCCTGGCACCCTGACAAACTGGCCTGGGTCCCGGAGAGGTCAGACCACCCAGTCCAAG GCCCCCCTACTAAGTTTGGCTTGGCTGAGTGTTGGCGCACTCGTGTGGAACAACAGCGGGCAGTTGTGCCTGCATTAAGCTTGTATAAGGCTTCATACCCTCTGCACCCCATCAGCTCCTTCTGTCATTCCCGCCACGTCAGCATGCCCAAGCGCTTCTCCAGCAGTCAGCACCCTGCCAACCACAGCAAGCCGGAGCTGGCACTGAAACCTAGACCCTGCAGGCAGGTCTCCAGTAATCCAGCCAGCCCGCTGTGA
- the klhdc7a gene encoding kelch domain-containing protein 7A, with product MTIDFTTEMPIAELLGVHFDMQLLGKLTLSVATMLFVSLVFRFYNSRARNRRQERIQRGAQATQGSNGACNREQKQQSEDAEEENYIQKSSVKLLEESVKNAGAALEGQPETMDVDSCPNGETTCKMNTVDNIPEATKNKPRLTLQLPDVTEKGPGSPSGRRSPCMVKKLTGGTGVGRELRQDVGHQGMYSSFQSKAEIKVENADLILDGPGDGRPGVHGKIYEYYVESSSHFISDLSPTRSVSPAYGQNESSLFKSQSLDLSHFKERSRSPSPQPSRFLMRDLNITPRFTNEPPSTFKPETVRYSRQVVIRQDSYLSAAIDSELPIPLPTQRTLTPRSFSPARPSDTPSSPLESDIANLDDPEEPQVETLAGAKFIHFPENLGNAELESLTGKLDLGNCLEALTLAKKHGHTALQQAALRVMSDNYLQVLRDPGLFGRLKAGERDHIQTQRMRGRKWLVVADMESPDWSRRLSQSTDLESESVKTSNGMYYYDDYKDTWHLHSHIPQEVLSKGCAMCTMDNYLFIAVGFQGQDREATPSKKVYCYNPVTSIWSEISPMNEARPHCKLVALQGHLYAIGGECLSTVERYDPRTNRWTFVAPLPNETFAVAHRATACNGELFVAGGTLRYTLLRYNPKTNTWRESMIVGSKDKTAELLAVKNFLYRFDVNPLGISVYRFHAVARLWYECSSIRLPYCTAFQCVPMDNIIYCVSRQFTLRFLADEVSPSFVAQDLKVLSPVKGILFPFVLVLPERTTQQTCV from the coding sequence ATGACCATAGATTTCACTACAGAGATGCCAATTGCGGAACTGCTCGGAGTGCACTTTGACATGCAGCTCCTGGGTAAACTGACCTTGTCTGTGGCCACCATGCTGTTTGTTTCCTTGGTTTTCAGATTCTACAACTCCAGGGCACGAAACAGAAGGCAAGAAAGGATTCAACGGGGTGCACAAGCAACCCAAGGAAGCAACGGTGCCTGCAATAGAGAGCAAAAACAACAGAGCGAAGATGCAGAGGAGGAAAATTATATTCAAAAATCTTCAGTGAAACTCTTGGAGGAAAGCGTGAAAAATGCTGGTGCTGCATTGGAAGGTCAACCGGAAACTATGGACGTGGACAGTTGTCCAAATGGGGAAACTACATGTAAAATGAACACAGTTGATAATATACCTGaggcaacaaaaaacaaaccaagATTGACCTTACAACTTCCTGATGTGACTGAAAAAGGACCCGGAAGTCCAAGTGGTCGGCGATCGCCATGCATGGTAAAGAAGCTAACAGGTGGTACAGGTGTTGGCAGGGAGTTAAGACAAGATGTTGGTCATCAAGGCATGTACTCAAGTTTTCAATCAAAAGCAGAAATCAAAGTAGAGAATGCTGACCTTATCCTGGATGGGCCAGGGGATGGTAGACCAGGTGTTCACGGGAAGATCTATGAGTACTATGTGGAGTCATCTTCTCATTTCATCTCAGATTTAAGCCCCACCCGCTCTGTGAGTCCAGCCTATGGTCAAAATGAAAGCTCTTTGTTTAAATCCCAATCACTGGATTTATCTCATTTCAAGGAACGCTCCAGATCGCCAAGTCCACAGCCTTCTAGATTCTTAATGAGAGACCTCAACATTACTCCGAGATTTACTAATGAGCCTCCCTCAACTTTCAAACCAGAGACAGTGAGATACAGCAGACAAGTAGTCATCCGTCAGGACAGCTATCTTTCCGCTGCTATTGACTCAGAGCTTCCAATCCCCTTGCCCACACAGAGGACTTTAACTCCTCGCAGCTTTTCTCCAGCTCGACCCAGTGACACCCCTTCGAGCCCATTAGAGTCTGACATAGCAAACCTTGACGACCCTGAGGAACCACAAGTGGAAACTCTAGCCGGAGcaaaattcatacattttccagAGAACTTGGGGAACGCAGAACTGGAGAGTCTAACAGGGAAGCTCGATTTAGGCAACTGCTTGGAGGCTTTAACACTTGCTAAAAAACACGGCCACACCGCCCTTCAGCAAGCTGCTCTCCGTGTCATGTCTGATAATTACCTCCAGGTCCTCAGAGACCCAGGCCTCTTTGGCAGGCTGAAAGCAGGGGAGCGTGATCACATCCAAACACAACGCATGAGAGGAAGGAAGTGGTTAGTGGTCGCAGATATGGAGTCCCCGGACTGGAGTAGACGTCTGTCACAGTCTACAGATTTGGAGTCTGAATCAGTTAAGACATCTAACGGTATGTATTACTATGATGATTATAAGGACACATGGCACCTTCATTCCCACATTCCCCAGGAAGTGTTATCTAAAGGTTGTGCCATGTGCACCATGGATAATTATCTATTTATCGCTGTGGGTTTCCAAGGCCAGGACCGTGAAGCAACCCCTTCAAAGAAAGTTTACTGTTACAACCCAGTGACTTCAATTTGGAGTGAAATAAGCCCCATGAATGAGGCAAGGCCTCACTGCAAACTTGTAGCTCTGCAAGGCCATCTTTATGCCATTGGAGGGGAATGCCTATCAACGGTTGAGCGATATGACCCCAGGACTAACCGATGGACTTTTGTGGCACCTCTTCCTAATGAAACATTCGCCGTAGCTCACCGTGCCACAGCTTGCAACGGTGAACTGTTTGTCGCAGGGGGCACATTAAGATACACCCTCTTGCGCTACAACCCCAAAACCAACACATGGCGAGAAAGCATGATTGTCGGCAGCAAAGACAAGACTGCAGAACTGTTGGCAGTAAAGAACTTTTTATACCGTTTTGATGTCAATCCCCTTGGCATCAGCGTGTATCGCTTCCATGCAGTGGCAAGACTTTGGTATGAATGCTCCTCGATACGCCTCCCCTATTGCACTGCCTTTCAATGTGTGCCTATGGACAATATTATCTACTGCGTGAGCCGTCAATTTACCTTGAGGTTCCTTGCAGATGAGGTATCTCCAAGCTTTGTTGCACAGGATTTGAAAGTACTATCCCCGGTTAAAGGCATTTTATTTCCATTTGTCCTTGTGCTGCCCGAAAGGACCACTCAACAAACTTGTGTTTAA
- the cfap107 gene encoding cilia- and flagella-associated protein 107 isoform X1 — protein sequence MYKMQNPYDKWSQPGWKIEQKYGNKVLIGNWVEEKLQFARECKTANSSNRLDYIPHMLHRPDVVMRRKALRRSEGVPSRQLLSHHDVPSSHYLVSLYDESYGRQTSSSLPTLRSWHPDKLAWVPERSDHPVQGPPTKFGLAECWRTRVEQQRAVVPALSLYKASYPLHPISSFCHSRHVSMPKRFSSSQHPANHSKPELALKPRPCRQVSSNPASPL from the exons ATGTACAAAATGCAAAACCCTTATGACAAGTGGAGCCAGCCTGGTTGGAAAATAGAGCAGAAGTATGGCAACAAAGTGCTCATTGGTAATTGGGTGGAGGAGAAATTACAA TTCGCTCGAGAGTGTAAGACAGCAAACAGCTCCAACAGGCTGGACTACATACCGCACATGTTGCACAGGCCTGATGTTGTCATGCGGCGAAAGGCTCTTCGCAGATCAGAG GGCGTTCCCTCAAGGCAGTTACTTTCTCATCACGATGTCCCGTCCTCCCACTACCTGGTGTCCCTGTATGATGAGTCTTACGGGCGTCAGACCTCCTCCTCTCTGCCCACACTGCGCTCCTGGCACCCTGACAAACTGGCCTGGGTCCCGGAGAGGTCAGACCACCCAGTCCAAG GCCCCCCTACTAAGTTTGGCTTGGCTGAGTGTTGGCGCACTCGTGTGGAACAACAGCGGGCAGTTGTGCCTGCATTAAGCTTGTATAAGGCTTCATACCCTCTGCACCCCATCAGCTCCTTCTGTCATTCCCGCCACGTCAGCATGCCCAAGCGCTTCTCCAGCAGTCAGCACCCTGCCAACCACAGCAAGCCGGAGCTGGCACTGAAACCTAGACCCTGCAGGCAGGTCTCCAGTAATCCAGCCAGCCCGCTGTGA
- the aadacl4 gene encoding arylacetamide deacetylase-like 4 → MNTATAILISVFAALLAAFCLLLYFELRNLHIPHGVDSPAKLRVIHFTFVGISSVGYILERLGLCHQYNFVRWCRCHIMTRKRSVPHGLRIKDLTFSAVPVRVYEPTAASGEKKRGLVYFHGGGWMFGCIDDYDEVCQHISLKSDTTVVSVGYRLAPEHRYPAHLDDCEVATRHFLSIAATDFGVDPRRVAVGGDSAGANLAAALCQRLSKTQDGHLPSPCAQVLIYPALQMADFHLPSYQQNHSVPILFRGRTVFYFLQYLNGNTSVSQQILEGRHVPTELKLRYKKWLDPNSLPPQFKKQARCRQVVSSHDADAYHIIKQGLDPEISPLLAEDDVLRLVPPAFVLTCEFDVLRDDGFLYQKRLRDLGVDVTWEHLPEGFHGVISFFNQGWLTFQSSQRGLDDIVRYVKTL, encoded by the exons ATGAACACAGCAACTGCAATTCTTATCAGTGTATTTGCAGCACTTTTAGctgctttttgtttattgttgtacTTTGAGCTGAGAAATTTACATATTCCTCATGGAGTTGACAGTCCTGCAAAACTGCGAGTGATTCATTTCACATTTGTGGGGATAAGTAGTGTG GGCTATATTCTGGAGCGACTGGGCCTGTGCCATCAGTATAATTTTGTGCGATGGTGCAGATGTCATATCATGACCCGCAAAAGGTCAGTACCCCACGGGCTCCGTATTAAGGACTTGACCTTCAGTGCAGTTCCAGTGAGGGTGTATGAGCCTACAGCTGCCTCGGGAGAGAAAAAAAGGGGACTGGTTTACTTTCATGGTGGCGGATGGATGTTTGGCTGCATTG ATGATTATGATGAAGTGTGTCAGCATATATCACTGAAGAGTGACACCACAGTTGTGTCTGTTGG TTATCGCCTGGCCCCCGAGCACAGGTATCCTGCCCACCTGGATGACTGTGAGGTCGCGACTCGCCACTTTCTTTCAATAGCAGCGACTGATTTTGGAGTAGATCCACGCAGGGTGGCAGTTGGTGGCGACAGCGCAGGGGCGAACCTGGCAGCCGCTCTCTGCCAGAGGCTGTCGAAGACACAGGATGGTCATCTGCCATCTCCCTGTGCCCAGGTTCTCATCTACCCGGCACTGCAGATGGCAGATTTCCACCTGCCCTCATACCAGCAGAACCACTCTGTGCCCATATTGTTCAGAGGCCGAACGGTGTTTTATTTCCTGCAGTACCTCAACGGGAATACGTCCGTGAGCCAACAGATTCTGGAAGGCAGGCATGTTCCAACTGAGCTAAAACTTCGCTATAAGAAATGGCTGGATCCGAATAGTCTTCCACCTCAGTTCAAAAAACAAGCAAGATGTCGGCAGGTTGTCTCAAGCCATGATGCTGATGCATATCACATCATTAAACAAGGCCTTGATCCAGAGATCTCCCCGTTACTAGCTGAGGATGATGTTCTTCGTCTTGTGCCGCCCGCTTTTGTTTTGACCTGTGAGTTTGATGTGCTGAGAGATGATGGTTTTCTGTACCAGAAGCGACTGAGGGATTTAGGAGTGGACGTCACGTGGGAGCATCTACCTGAGGGCTTCCATGGGGTCATCAGCTTCTTCAACCAGGGCTGGTTGACATTTCAGTCATCCCAAAGGGGATTGGACGACATTGTAAGATATGTAAAGACTCTCTGA